One Odocoileus virginianus isolate 20LAN1187 ecotype Illinois chromosome 4, Ovbor_1.2, whole genome shotgun sequence DNA segment encodes these proteins:
- the PTX3 gene encoding pentraxin-related protein PTX3, whose amino-acid sequence MHLPVILFCALWSAVSAENSDDYELMYVNLDNEIDNGLHPTEDPTPCDCSRENSEWDKLFIMLEDSQMRENRLLQATDDVLRGELQKLRAELGRLAGSLQKPCAPEGPAEARLTQALDELLQASWNAGRRLARLEEAWAPRLQEEAGRALGTVLEELRGTRADLRAVQGWAASRWLPAGCETAILFPMRSKKIFASVHPVTPMKLETFSACIWVKATEVLNKTVLFSYGTKRNPYEIQLYLSSQSITLVVGGEENRLVADAVISLGTWTHLCGTWNSKKGNMTLWVNGDLVATAVDMATGHMVPEGGILQIGQEKNGCCVGGGFDETLAFSGRLTGFNIWDSVLSNEEIRGAGGAESCHIRGNVVGWGVTEIQPHGGAQYVS is encoded by the exons ATGCATCTCCCTGTGATTCTGTTTTGCGCTCTCTGGTCTGCAGTGTCGGCGGAGAACTCAGATGATTATGAGCTCATGTATGTGAATTTGGACAACGAGATAGACAATGGACTCCATCCCACTGAGGACC CCACGCCGTGCGACTGCAGTCGTGAGAACTCCGAGTGGGACAAGCTCTTCATCATGCTGGAGGACTCGCAGATGCGGGAGAACAGGCTGCTCCAGGCCACCGACGACGTGCTCCGGGGCGAGCTGCAGAAGCTGCGGGCCGAGCTGGGCCGGCTGGCGGGCAGCCTGCAGAAGCCGTGCGCGCCGGAGGGCCCCGCCGAGGCCAGGCTGACCCAGGCACTGGACGAGCTGTTGCAGGCGAGCTGGAATGCGGGCCGCCGGCTGGCTCGCCTGGAAGAGGCCTGGGCGCCGCGGCTTCAGGAGGAGGCGGGGCGGGCCCTGGGCACCGTGCTGGAGGAGCTGCGGGGGACGCGGGCCGACCTCCGAGCTGTGCAAGGCTGGGCAGCCAGCCGCTGGCTGCCGGCAG GTTGTGAAACAGCCATTTTATTCCCCATGCGTTCCAAGAAGATTTTTGCAAGCGTGCATCCGGTGACACCTATGAAACTTGAGACTTTCAGTGCCTGCATTTGGGTCAAAGCCACAGAAGTATTAAACAAAACAGTCCTGTTTTCCTATGGCACAAAGAGGAATCCATATGAGATCCAGCTGTACCTCAGCTCTCAGTCCATAACGCTTGTGGTGGGTGGAGAGGAAAACAGACTGGTCGCTGATGCTGTGATTTCCCTAGGAACGTGGACCCATCTGTGCGGCACCTGGAATTCAAAGAAAGGGAACATGACCTTGTGGGTGAACGGTGACTTGGTGGCCACCGCTGTCGATATGGCCACAGGTCACATGGTTCCTGAAGGAGGAATCCTGCAGATTGGGCAAGAAAAGAATGGCTGCTGCGTGGGTGGTGGCTTTGATGAAACATTAGCCTTTTCTGGCAGACTCACAGGCTTCAATATCTGGGATAGTGTTCTCAGCAACGAAGAGATAAGAGGGGCCGGAGGAGCAGAGTCCTGTCACATCCGGGGCAATGTGGTTGGGTGGGGAGTCACAGAGATTCAGCCCCACGGGGGAGCACAGTATGTTTCTTGA